The Elgaria multicarinata webbii isolate HBS135686 ecotype San Diego chromosome 17, rElgMul1.1.pri, whole genome shotgun sequence genomic sequence GGGGGTGGACATCCCCAGGAGCCTGTTTGGCCCCTGGCCTGAAACCATCCAGCGAGGGAGGAGAGCAGTGGGGAGGGCCCTTCTGGCCGAGCGTGCTGGCGATGCCCGGGGCCTCCATGGCGCTGTCTGTGCTGAAGGCCCCCATGCCCCTCACGGTGCAGCCTGACCCGGGTCTCCCCTGACGGCAGATCATTGACCCCTTGGCCCGCGGCCGGGCCTTCCGCGTGGTGGACGACGGCGACGGCTGCAGCATGCCCCACACGCCGCTCACGCCGGGGGCCGCCTCGCTCTGCTCCTTCGCCAGCTCCCGCTCGGGCTTCAACCGCTGGCCCCGGCGGCGGAAGAGGGAGTCGGTGGCCAAGATGGGCTtccgggcggcggcggcactcGTGAAGGTAACGGGGCTTGCGGAGGTGGGGACGGGGCGGATCAGGGCCATGGCTTCCAGCAGGGGTGGTGGCAGAAGGCGGCCAGCCTCATGGCGGACGTGACCCACCTGCCCCCTTCCTTGGGGCTGAGGGCTTTTCCTGGGTGTGAGGATGAATGGCCACCTCTGCATCCCCGATAAGGCGTTCCTTGGCTTTGCAACGGCGTCCTGgaccctgggggagggggggcagcctgtgccctcccccacccaaacGCTTTGGCCGACAGCTCCCACCTTGCCTCACCACTGGCACCTGGAGCGTCacaagtctccccccccccccgtcctgccaTCCTGCCCCGATCTACCTGGATGCTCGGGAGCTCTGTGGGGCTTCTGCCAGGGGGCTTCAACCTGAAggagccggggattgaacctgccaTGTTCTGTGTGCCATGTTCTGAGCTGCAACGCGCCCCTAAGAGAAAGCAGCTTGTAGGGCCGTCTTCGGGAGCTGGTGGCCTGGAGGCTGGTGGGGCCGGACCGGAGGGCCCTCAGGGACGCTGAAGAAGGGTGGGGGCAGCGGCAGGACTGCTCTCCCGCTCTAGGCTACAGCTGGGGTGCAACGTTCtggccagagggagagagaggaggggtggcGCACTCGGCCGCCGTgggccttcccttcctccctgtccCTCCCGCGCCCGGTCTCTGCCCCTTGCACTGGGCTGTGGGGCCGTCGCTGCCTGTGTAGGCTTCTGCCAGCCCCAGCCCAGTGTTCCTCCTCCCCGGCAGGGCCGCTCCGTGAAAGACGGCACCTTGCGGAGGGCTCGGCAACGCAGCTTCACTCCGGCCAGTTTCCTGGAGGAAGACACGGTGGATTTCCCCGACGAGCTGGACACCTCCTTCTTTGCTCGGGTAAGGGAGCCGGGGAGCCAGAGCGGGGGAGCCCAGCCCGGCATGGGCGGGCAGGCAGCCCTCCTCAGCAGCCCCCTGACGAGCCTCCCGTTTCTTGCCCAGGAAGGAGTCCTGCACGAAGAACTCTCGACGTACCCCGATGAAGTCTTTGAGTCCCCCTCGGAAGCTGCCATCAAGGACACGGAAGCCAaggcccagcagcagcctcaGCCCGGCCTCACCGGAGGGGCCCTGGACAGGAGCGAGCTGGAGAGGAGCCACCTGATGCTGTGAGTCAggcaggcccaggcccaggcccggggggggggggagcagggttcaCGCTCTGGGGCACCGAGGCCGGGGAGGGGGTCAGCGCAGGGCTGGTTCAGCCAGGCCCTTTGGAGCCCCTGCTCAGGCACCTCACGAGCCCCGTGCGCTCCGCGTTGGAGGCACAGCCACGGCCCCCGCCAGCGGCCCCGGAGCAGCTGCTGCCCTCCCCTGCCAACGCGGGGCTCCTGGCGCAGTGGccttacctccccccacccccacccccgttgcgTTGCAGCCCCCTGGAGCGCGGCTGGCGGAAGCAGAAGGAGGGGGCCGCGGTGCAGCCCAAGGTGCGCCTGCGGCAGGAGGTGGTGAGCCTGGGGCTGCCGCGGCGTGGCCAGCGCATCACGGTGCCGGTGCGCAAGCTGTTTTCCAAAGAGAAGCGCCCCTACGGCTTGGGCATGGTGGGCCGGCTGACCAACCGGACGTACCGCAAGCGGATCGACAGCTTTGTGAAGCAGCAGATCGAGGACATGGACGACCACCGGTGGGTgcctggggagggtgggggggcggcaggggggcggcAGGGTTGCAGCAGCGGCCGCCCTCCAGGCAGCCCGTTGCCCTGCGGTGGAGCAGCAGCTgtgcccccgccctccctccctccctccctcccgccctccgCCTGAGCTCCCCGCGGCGTCTCCCTCTCGCCCGCGCAGGCCCTTCTTCACCTACTGGGTCACCTTCGTGCATTCGCTCATCACCATCTTGGCGGTCTCGATCTACGGCATTGCCCCCGTGGGGTTTTCGCAGCACGAGACTGTGGATTCGGTGAGTTGGAGGAAGCGTGGCCTCGGCTCAGGGGTCCCTTCGCCCACCCTGGCCCGCCTTCCAGGCCCCCAGGAGCGCCTCCCCTCTGGCTGCAGCCCTGCTTCCGTTCCCggaggacagcagcagcagcagcagcagcgcggcAGGCCGGGGCCTTCGCTCTCTTGCCCGGTTGGGTTAGCCGGGGGCCTCTCGGGCCGCTTTGCCCACCCTCCTGCGCCCTCCCACGGAGCTCCGGCTTTCTCCTCGGCAGGTCTTGAGAAACCGAGGGGTTTACGAGAACGTGAAATACGTCCAGCAGGAGAACTTCTGGATCGGCCCCAGCTCGGTGAGTGCCTGTGCCAGGTTGTGCCCAGCTGTGACACGGGTGAACTCTGGCAGGTTGGTGTCacggcagccccctcccccccccccgggcgccCGCATGTGCATGGCCGCTGGCTTTGCGCTAGCAAGAGCAGGCCCGCCTGGGCCGCCGTGGGCTGAGGCGGCCACCGCCATCTCCTCTTTCCCAGGAGGCCCTCATCCACCTGGGCGCCAAGTTTGCCCCGTGCATGCGCCAGGACCAGCAGGTGCACAGCTTCATCAGCACCGCCCGCGAGAGGGAGAAGCGCTCGGCCTGCTGCGTGCGCAACGACAAGTCGGGCTGCGTGCAGACGGCGGAAGAGGAGTGCTCTGTGAGTCCCGCTTGCCCCTGGGGGGacccacccccctgccctccccaggaCCGGCTCGGGGGGTCTCTCGCCGCAGGGCCCCCCCGCCTGGCCTCCTTGCTGCCTGCCGGCGCCCACGCCTGCCTCTCCTTCGCAGACCACGCTGGCCGTGTGGGTGAAATGGCCGGGTCACCCCAGCGCCCCCCTGCTGGCGGGAGGCAAGCGGCACTTCGGTTCGGTGTGTCATCAAGACCCCAGGTGGGTGCCGTGGGACCAGCTGTGCCGAGGGCACGGAGGCGCGCTCTGGTTCTCCTTCCTGGGCGGCCCGCCCTGGCCCAGGACGGCtggccctgactggcagcagcagcggcagcagcagctccctggAGTTTCCGCAGGCTTCTTTCCCGGACCGATCGGGGGCCTTCCTGCCTGCCACGCAAGGGCCCTTTCCCTGAGCCAGGGCCCTTCGCCAGGGGACGCCACGGGGTTCTGGGCGCTGCCATTGCTCCACTCTGGCTGCCCGGCCTTCGGCCACTGCCGGCCCACCCCTGTGCTCTGCCCGTGGCCCTTCGGGCATGCTGTTTCTACAGAGCGTGGCCGGACTCTCTCCCCTGCAGGGTGTGTGAGCAGCCAGCCTCCACGGATCCACACGAATGGCCCGATGACATCACTAAGTGGCCTGTAAGTCTgtgaaggggggcgggggggtgggggacgcTGCAGCCGAGCTCCCCCGGCTAGGACTAGTCGTCCCACTGGCCGCCACTGTCCAGCAGGGAGAAGCCGTCCCTGTGCAGTGACCCTTCCAACAGAGGTGCCTGGCCACCGAACCTGGGCCCTGTCCTGCCAAGGGGGCTTCCCCACTGTGCCTTGGCCCCTCCCCATAGCCAGCCTGaggggggaggcagcggcgggGGGCACCGTCCCACCCCAGAGACAGGCCTGGGGCCAAGAGGAAATTCTCCTGCACTCTTGAGGAGAGAAGGCTCCACCCCGCCTCTCTCTCGCTTTCCAGATCTGCACCAAAAACAGTGCGGGGAACTACACCAACCACCTGCACATGGACTGTGTGATCACGGGCCGCCCCTGCTGCATCGGAACCAAGGGAAGGTAGGGGAGGTCGCAGGGCAAGCAGGCAGCACCGTAGGCTCTGGGCGTTGGGCGCCCGGGTGGCCGTTTCGACGGCCGACCGGCCGGCTACTGACAGGGCAGCCTCCTGCAGCCCTTCGTGGTGGAGTTCCGAGCCATGGTCAGTGTGGGCGAGGCAGCCCCCGTTGCATGCCGTCATCCAGCCTGGCTCCCCCATTCCTGGACTGCCCGCTCCCCTGGCTGGCCCTGGCAGCCCCCTTAACTTCCCTTCTATCTGGCTTCTCTCCTCCCAGGTGTGAGATCACTTCGCGGGAATACTGCACCTTCATGCACGGCTACTTCCACGAGGAGGCCACCCTCTGCTCCCAGGTacctgacccccaccccccaccccagctcattTCCACAGGCTCCTTTCTGGGCTCAGCTGGGGCTGAGGACCGGCGCTCTGTCTCTCCAGGTGCACTGCATGGATGCCGTCTgcggcctccttcccttcctcaacCCCGAGATCCCAGATCAGGTGTATCGCCTTTGGCTGTCGCTCTTCCTCCATGCAGGGTAAGGCCAGCCCCCGGGGGCGGAACAgtgaggagggcgggggtgggcgGAGCGCTCTCCGTTTaatatccacccccccccccaagagtcaTGGGTTGTGGGGCTCTGCGGCCCTGTCTGCGGGGCAGGCCATAGGGTGCCAGGCCGGCTGAGCGGGTGCAGCTGCTGGGTCTCCCAGTGACAGCAGCCTCCCTCCTGCCGGGCAGGATCCTGCACTGCCTGGTCTcagtgtgcttccagatgaccaTCCTGAGAGACCTGGAGAAGCTGGCCGGCTGGCACCGCATCGCCATCATCTACCTGCTCAGCGGAGTCACGGGCAACCTGGCCAGCGCCATTTTTCTGCCTTACCGGGCCGAGGTGGGTCTTGCAAGCAGCCTGCCGGAATGGGGGGTTTCCGCTGGGGCCGCCTCAGTGCTTGGAGCCACCACAGGGCCAGCCACGGCTGTGAGGCCGAGAGCCACGGCG encodes the following:
- the RHBDF1 gene encoding inactive rhomboid protein 1 isoform X3, with protein sequence MTEARRDSTSSLQRKKPPWLKLDIPAPMPGAATEEPAPVAQPAKRQAFLRSVSMPAENAPRLPSPYGEVRRPVLQRQMSITQTIRRGTADWFGVSKESEAAQKWQRKTLRHCSLRYGKLKPQVVREMDLPSQDNVSLASAETPPPLYVPPGQLGMQRIIDPLARGRAFRVVDDGDGCSMPHTPLTPGAASLCSFASSRSGFNRWPRRRKRESVAKMGFRAAAALVKGRSVKDGTLRRARQRSFTPASFLEEDTVDFPDELDTSFFAREGVLHEELSTYPDEVFESPSEAAIKDTEAKAQQQPQPGLTGGALDRSELERSHLMLPLERGWRKQKEGAAVQPKVRLRQEVVSLGLPRRGQRITVPVRKLFSKEKRPYGLGMVGRLTNRTYRKRIDSFVKQQIEDMDDHRPFFTYWVTFVHSLITILAVSIYGIAPVGFSQHETVDSVLRNRGVYENVKYVQQENFWIGPSSEALIHLGAKFAPCMRQDQQVHSFISTAREREKRSACCVRNDKSGCVQTAEEECSTTLAVWVKWPGHPSAPLLAGGKRHFGSVCHQDPRVCEQPASTDPHEWPDDITKWPICTKNSAGNYTNHLHMDCVITGRPCCIGTKGRCEITSREYCTFMHGYFHEEATLCSQVHCMDAVCGLLPFLNPEIPDQVYRLWLSLFLHAGILHCLVSVCFQMTILRDLEKLAGWHRIAIIYLLSGVTGNLASAIFLPYRAEVGPAGSQFGILACLFVELFQSWQILARPWRAFFKLLAVVLFLFAFGLLPWIDNFAHISGFVSGLFLSFAFLPYISFGRLDLYRKRCQIIVFQLVFAGLLSGLVLLFYFYPIRCEWCEFLTCLPFTDKFCEKYDLDAQLH
- the RHBDF1 gene encoding inactive rhomboid protein 1 isoform X1, which codes for MTEARRDSTSSLQRKKPPWLKLDIPAPMPGAATEEPAPVAQPAKRQAFLRSVSMPAENAPRLPSPYGEVRRPVLQRQMSITQTIRSRQVRFERSQTLPIRGRQVGRRPLRKRHSLPRTLFRGTADWFGVSKESEAAQKWQRKTLRHCSLRYGKLKPQVVREMDLPSQDNVSLASAETPPPLYVPPGQLGMQRIIDPLARGRAFRVVDDGDGCSMPHTPLTPGAASLCSFASSRSGFNRWPRRRKRESVAKMGFRAAAALVKGRSVKDGTLRRARQRSFTPASFLEEDTVDFPDELDTSFFAREGVLHEELSTYPDEVFESPSEAAIKDTEAKAQQQPQPGLTGGALDRSELERSHLMLPLERGWRKQKEGAAVQPKVRLRQEVVSLGLPRRGQRITVPVRKLFSKEKRPYGLGMVGRLTNRTYRKRIDSFVKQQIEDMDDHRPFFTYWVTFVHSLITILAVSIYGIAPVGFSQHETVDSVLRNRGVYENVKYVQQENFWIGPSSEALIHLGAKFAPCMRQDQQVHSFISTAREREKRSACCVRNDKSGCVQTAEEECSTTLAVWVKWPGHPSAPLLAGGKRHFGSVCHQDPRVCEQPASTDPHEWPDDITKWPICTKNSAGNYTNHLHMDCVITGRPCCIGTKGRCEITSREYCTFMHGYFHEEATLCSQVHCMDAVCGLLPFLNPEIPDQVYRLWLSLFLHAGILHCLVSVCFQMTILRDLEKLAGWHRIAIIYLLSGVTGNLASAIFLPYRAEVGPAGSQFGILACLFVELFQSWQILARPWRAFFKLLAVVLFLFAFGLLPWIDNFAHISGFVSGLFLSFAFLPYISFGRLDLYRKRCQIIVFQLVFAGLLSGLVLLFYFYPIRCEWCEFLTCLPFTDKFCEKYDLDAQLH
- the RHBDF1 gene encoding inactive rhomboid protein 1 isoform X2, with amino-acid sequence MTEARRDSTSSLQRKKPPWLKLDIPAPMPGAATEEPAPVAQPAKRQAFLRSVSMPAENAPRLPSPYGEVRRPVLQRQMSITQTIRRQVRFERSQTLPIRGRQVGRRPLRKRHSLPRTLFRGTADWFGVSKESEAAQKWQRKTLRHCSLRYGKLKPQVVREMDLPSQDNVSLASAETPPPLYVPPGQLGMQRIIDPLARGRAFRVVDDGDGCSMPHTPLTPGAASLCSFASSRSGFNRWPRRRKRESVAKMGFRAAAALVKGRSVKDGTLRRARQRSFTPASFLEEDTVDFPDELDTSFFAREGVLHEELSTYPDEVFESPSEAAIKDTEAKAQQQPQPGLTGGALDRSELERSHLMLPLERGWRKQKEGAAVQPKVRLRQEVVSLGLPRRGQRITVPVRKLFSKEKRPYGLGMVGRLTNRTYRKRIDSFVKQQIEDMDDHRPFFTYWVTFVHSLITILAVSIYGIAPVGFSQHETVDSVLRNRGVYENVKYVQQENFWIGPSSEALIHLGAKFAPCMRQDQQVHSFISTAREREKRSACCVRNDKSGCVQTAEEECSTTLAVWVKWPGHPSAPLLAGGKRHFGSVCHQDPRVCEQPASTDPHEWPDDITKWPICTKNSAGNYTNHLHMDCVITGRPCCIGTKGRCEITSREYCTFMHGYFHEEATLCSQVHCMDAVCGLLPFLNPEIPDQVYRLWLSLFLHAGILHCLVSVCFQMTILRDLEKLAGWHRIAIIYLLSGVTGNLASAIFLPYRAEVGPAGSQFGILACLFVELFQSWQILARPWRAFFKLLAVVLFLFAFGLLPWIDNFAHISGFVSGLFLSFAFLPYISFGRLDLYRKRCQIIVFQLVFAGLLSGLVLLFYFYPIRCEWCEFLTCLPFTDKFCEKYDLDAQLH